cAAGTAACTGGTTGTTATCCCTATCATAGATCAAACCGTGTGGACATTCGATGCCATCCACGGAAGACAAcagttgtttttgttgtttaccGTCCGAAGATATAACAACAACATTGTGAGAATAATTGCAAGCGACGTACACATTTCCATCAGTATCTGCAGTTACACCTAATGGGTAAGTTATGATCTTTCGATTCTGGAATGTCCACTGTATGTGTCCTTGGAAATCACAACAAGTTACTGAGTGATTATCTAAATGAGTGTAGTAGATCTTATCTCCACGGACAACAACGTAGgcataattgtttattttaactgatACAATTGTCTTTACTGATCCATCATGTTGATTCAACTCATGTATTCCTGTTTTGTTGCATAACATCAGTCTTTCTTCTGTGTACGTTATACCTGTACATGACGAGTCCAAATTGTACGTTTTCAGTACCTTTTTTGATTTTACATCAACGATTTTAATGTCATTTGAACCTGTAGACGTTACAGCAATGGTGTTGGTTTTAGAAATATATGTGATATCAAAAGGAGCGAACGGTTTTAAATCGATCTTAAAGTCAAGTAACCCGTCAGCCTTGACTACGTCAATGCTGCTTTCCATTTCATTTGCAAATGCAATTTTTCCATGTGGAAGTAATGTACACCCCGTCACCCCTGCTTCACATGAGCTTATCTTCTTTTCAAACTTAAGGAAGATATTTGCAATTGATTTGATGGTCGCTTTGGTCGCCTTCGTCTGAGCTTGCATTTCCTTCTTTTTCATGATACTGACATGACTTGGGGAGTAATCTATTCCTATTTTCCCTATGTACGGCATACTGACAGCAATTTTTTCAGTGTCAAATGTGTCTTTCATTACTAACAACACTTGACAAAGGCTCTCTTTTTCTATTAACGATCGAACGAATTCCTCATCTTTCACCATGTTGGTTTCCATTAGTTTCATAGAGAGAAAAAGTTGAACATCTGTCGCGTATTTCCTAATGTTTTCGAAGGTATTttgatattcttttatttgacaCTGCTTTTTTTCTAACGATTTCAGTACCTGTTGTATTTTTTCGTTTGCTTTCTCCACCTTTGTATATAGAGTTTGAATAAGATCGGCCTGTAGTTTATCTAAATGGTTGTTGATTTTAATCCTGGTCTGTACAATATCGTTTtctattctcttttttttttcctgTAATGATGTCAGGTTTTCCTCCCTGTTGACACGGattctttcaatattttcagCTGTTTCATTCATCATTTCTTCAACCTCTTGAAACCTAGCCGAGGACTTAATGTCTTTTATGTAATCTTCTATTTCGATTAAATTTTTGCAGTTATTGTGTGTTTCGATGATACATTTCCTACAGCAAGGACTATCGTgttttttgcaaaatatttgcaaaacttCATTGTGTTTTTCACAGTTTCTTGTGATTTCTAACACGTTTTGTGGTAACTTCTGATACTCACTAATAGGAATGACGTTATGATTCCGTGTTGCCTTGAGTAAACTATGATGTTCTTTGCAGTCCAAACAAAGTCCTTCTTCACATTCAAAACACCAGCCAGTCGATGGTTTGGAAAGGTGACGAAGACAGCACACGCCACACACTGCTGTAGAATCGGACATTATTAACCTGAAACGGAATATTAAAGATTATAACATCTTATTTAGTTGCATAACACCAATATACAAAGGTAAAGTTAAAAAGGTTAAGACAGTATTGACGTACTACCCGCATCTCCGCTCATATATGTGTACACTGCCTTTGGAAATGATTTCAAATTAACATATACATCTAGAATTTTAAAAGAGAGTCAAAAGATACCGAAGGGACATTTAAACCAATGAGTCAAAAACagacgaaaagacaaacaacattacacaaaacacaacatagaaaactaaagaaagaGCAACACGAACTCAAACAAAATTGTGGATGGTCCAAGTTGCTCTAGTATGGAAGGCAGATCACGTTGCTGATGTAAGTACATACAAGGTGAAAAACCATATTCGAGAAAAGGGAGGAGGAGACTTATTATTGGGGTaacaacattttgaatttatttcttcttatctttgaaacatatattacgtaacggtcaaccaaatcCTGACTGTGTCTGGTAAATTGTCGACTGCTTCTATAATTCAATGAAAACTTTGTCGAATACAGTCTAACATAGTTTAAGTTTACATGCTGTTACTTATTAATTATTTCATTGCTCTGTAAGCTAAACAAAATGTGCATAGCATACATGACATACGAACAATTATGAAAAACGAATCACAGTATGATGGTGTACACAATAGAGAAAACTAGagagaaacaagaatgtgtccccagtacacggatgccgcatcttcactatcattttctatgtttacttgACTGTGAAATATAAGGAAATctctaattttgcattaaaattagaaagagcatatcatagagaacatgtgtactaagtttcaagttgattggacttcaactgcATCAAAAACTTCATCGACCAAAAACTTGATCcatggacgaacggacgaacgaacgcacGGACGAAttgacgaacagacggacgctGCAACGCACGGACAaacagacgaacgaacaaacagacggatgcacagaccagaaaacataatgcccatttATGAGGcataaaaacagaaatgaagGGCCTCCATCTAGATCCTCCTGTATTGTCCCCTTAGTTTTAAATGTCTGAATTCTAGTAAAACGTGGAATATTATATATTGACTACAAATTCTGAAATTAAGGACAACATtagtgttatttttattttccgaaaaataaaaaataataaaaaagtagcTACTGACCTTAACCTTATTTGCAGCCGTTCCGCcgctttatttcttttaaatttcaccatACAGAATAACAATCATATGGTTTGGCTAtttgtcaaaaacattataattaaaatgtagTTTACCTAATGAACTAGTTTATGACTTGAGATTTAACCACACTGACCTCACTATCATACACATGTATCTATgcacatgtacatttatatctgttcatttcaaatatatgtgaacctacattgtatataaTGTAGGTGTAATCTATGAATAAAGTAGGATTCAAATcgaaattgaaatcaaattttaaaaactcgTCGGGGCTTGTATCAGTTGTTGATTATTTCCATGAGTAATATACCGTGAAAACGAAAGTAAAACTTaacatttatgttatttttattttcccgACAAATCAAGAAGATAAAACACTGAAGAAATGGATTATACTCACTTTTTAATAAGATCATTAGAAATATATCCATATTTTGTACAATTCTTCGTCaggttatttttatattttatactttatatttaaagtcaatataattttcaaaagatgTGCAcgattgatatttgttttgtcacAAAGGATTCGGCATTTTTATTCTTTGCCTGTCCTGTCCGACGACAAAAACCTTTCTACTTGTCACAGTATTGGACCGTCATTCTTTCTCGTTTAAGCTTTTGacatttgtacttgtttggagGGAGCATATTACGTGATATACGCTTCAACAgtagatctttttttttcatgcttgtaaataaataatggcATATATACATTCcagatgaaataaataatttaataatcaCGTacaataaagtttgtgttttaatattaaattctaTAGGGAGTCTCCCCAAATCAGCCCTTGTTGCAAGATTAGATGCATTCTTTCTAGTTCctagtaaaaaaatacaaaattgtaatttttcaatTGGACTTTTTTCTGCAAACTTTAAATATCTACTTCTTTTCCGGAATTTAAAGCTCTGTTTTTTGCtctaaaaatagatatatatgtgTCTAAATATGTTACTTCACAGTTATAAAGCATAATTGGTGTTATAAGGGAATCAAAGAGATGGCATGCCACTTTGACTGGTAAATTATCCAAAGACTTTGTGTAAGCTTTCAACCCAAATAAAGCTTTTTGGGCTTTTTTGACAAGTTATTTAGTACTATGAGGCATGTTGCCATTGTATTTAATTAATAAGCCTGAATAATGAGTATTCTGATACATTATCAATGttactgtttttaaaatttaaaaatgttttttttactagaTTAGAGCATGTCCTATTAAATATCATagattttgtcttttaaatattcaattttatctGCCATTTATCACAGTATCAAGCTAAATTATTGAGACTATTCTGCAGCCCTGTTttagtttctttaaaaaattaacaagtcaTCTGCAAAAAGCAGGCAACTTAGTTTTGAGTCTATAATCTTTAGAGGATAACACAAGTCAATTTCGAAGACCTCTGTGATGTCattaatgaatatattaaataaagaaacatatcaGTTACcatgattttgtatttaatagAAGACCCAGTGTCATCATATTGATGTTTTATAACTTTCCTACCCCCATATCATAAAGTTTGTACAAAAGAGCATCTTTCCATACAGAGTCAAATGCCTTCCTTAAATCTACAAAACAAGCATAAAATACAGTGATAAAGTTATAAGAACAATTATACAGTATTgtacataataaatacaatatttaacactttgtcaactacaaaaaatgtatatatggtttctatatctttattctcataaagcTTATGCATTACATCAGTACAGAGATAACaacaataactatttacaatatatacaaaacaaggaGAGAGAATACAGAAGTCATTAACCAGAAAGACAAACACAAGTATTAATAGtttctataaataaacaaagtttGTTCAGGACTGGTTTTCGTGTACTCGACATTAGTTCCGAAAATTTAAATCTATTATGTCGTTGTTCAAAAAAGGAGGATAAATACTCTGTACGTTTTTTTATCGAAAAAAGTACATTCCAATATACAGTGATATTCTTCACCAATTTGTCGATTTTTACATAGAAGGCAAACACGGTTTTCTCTCAGTACATTTTGCCACCTTCCTGTTTCAATCGGCAATTTGTTATTGGTCGTTCGAAATCAAAAAAGAAATCGAGAATGGGTCCCattttatcctgggttgggaatgcctttttaaaaatgactgGATCCACCATTGGTGTACATAAAATTACCtacaggtgtaataccaccattgatttcccCCCAATAGTCTTTGctggcccaaaaattactgcaaatttaaaagttatcatacatattcttaAACTACTGAACACTTGACTAAGTAATAAGgtactaagaaaaacaaaacaaatttgacatcgaacaagttaccatggcaacaaatcatgacttaattagcatattttgttaaatttcgtgattttccttgttttttcatcaaatttgaagtatattttagattgaaaaagtatgtgcgcaatcaagaaacaactttatatttggtgagattatgccaaaagttataataaagcttctgttaaattatttttttgtttctcgGCTGCGCACTATGTTTCCTCAACGGAAATAAAgatagaaaactgcataaattctgtattttcatcgtttttgtgaaaatagtatacattatgacgtaattgtgacgtcatcagataaaaatcttaatgtttttcaaatatattttttgaccctatgcatttctaaacattatgtgccaatttgaaatagttatcaaacattttattttctaggGCCAAAATTGggccttaatgcccctactcctttgcacttttcaaaaaattgtgcagaatttatctttgtttcaaataaagaaatacttggcatgagtaatgttttatcctgtccagttctatagaaaaagtttcacataacatttcattacatttaagaaattaaccatcattggaagttaaccaatcaaatttctccccttattctatctgtgtacaaggttttgTCAcaatgtaacctcaagattacaaaattttctatagaaatcataaacaaaaattaatggtgttttgaaatacccaagacatatgtttatgacacagaaatagttttactgcaataaaatttaggattaattacctacaacggtcaaattcaagggaatatttttttagacctactttcgtatgcaaccggatgtgacgtaccatgatttggtggtattacacctacaATGGAAGACAATACAAAAAAGCCCCAACAGCTATAATACCGTAAACTAACTAACAGATAACAACAGTACATCTTTTTTTCAAgatatagataaaggaagatgtggtgtgagtgccaatgagacaactctccatccaaataacaatttaaaaattaaaccattataggttaaagtacggccttcaacacggagccttggctcacaccgaacaacaagctataaagggccccaaaattactagtgtaaaaccattcaaacgggaaaaccaacggtctaatctatataaacaaaacgagaaacgagaaacacgtatatattacataaacaaacgacaactactgtacatcagattcctgacttaggacaggtgcaaacatttgcagcgggattaaacgttttaatgggcccaaaccttctccctttttctgaaacaatagcataacatcacaacatagaaaaacatacgataaaatatcaattggcagacttaacacaatcaaaaaacgtatgattacacaatgaacgaataaatttgatctgcgatatctgaatacaaatgcacagttaattaaatattggagacaaacattcatgaccaaaaggctaacaaacaaattcaaacacactgagaaatatttaaccaatcaatgttcactttagaaaaaaaacggttttttataatcttgaagtttatacaaatgttgtaagaataagtgaaaaattgatgACCACTTATGCTGTGTTGGTGGATTTATACGTGGCCCCTAGTTTTATATCaagttgaattattttattactttccaGTTTTGTAGTTACATTGCATAGTtcattatataattgtttactgtTATACTAtgtcattatacatgtaattcaTTTTATGCAAAATTGCAGTTAATGTTTTCATTACCTATAATATCAACCTAACTTTTGTTTGTTCTCTCTGATCTTTACCCCTTCAAAGTTCGTTGTCTCTCTTTGGGCACTCCGGCTTcctataacaaataaaaatggcCACCATGAAATAGCTAAAAGTACTGAAAGTTGCGTTAAACAGCAAAAATCAATCTATTATACCTATGTTTATTATGTTTCCTACAAAACTTTAGATGTCGACACCAAATCCTCTGAGTTGCGACGAATGGTACAATTAATAAAGTAACTTTACTTGTTTTTGTCGAGCGAAAGTCGCAGGAAGGTCGACATATGAATAGTgaatccggcggcggcggcggctttagcttacttcttaaaagcttcatattttagaaggtgaaagacctggatgctgTCTCAactcaggagcctctggcctttgttagtcttgtattattttaattttagtttcttgtgtacaatttggaaattagtatggcgttcattatcactgaactagtatatatttgtttaggggccagctgaaggacgcctccgggtgcgggaatttctcgctacattgaagacctgctaatgaccttctgctgtttgtttttgtatggtttggttgttgtccctttgacacattccccatttccattctcaattttattagtatatttgttttatggaagGACTGCAAGGTGTACATGATCaactggcagatgtcatctgaacTTGACCTAATTTGCATGGTTTaatggttatagttaagtttatGTATTTTGGTCCGTTTTTCTTAAGCTGTATGCagtaggtctactatattttgTGTGTAGAATGGTTGTTAAATGCACATGtgtagctggcaggtgtcatctaaccttgatctcattttcatggttcagtggtcacacagtttagtttttgagtttttttgtttttttttaatattgcaaTTGGTAAACttaatttggtgtatggaaatatttatgtctgtcgcgcaggttttatttgaccttgatttcattttcacggttcatatTTGATGTGCGTGTGTGATGTGAGATTTTggaatgatatttttattttttattttcttttttttatatacataacatTACATGGAATGGattagattgattgatttatgaAAATCGATGAAATGGCTAATTGAAAGTCCATTTTTTACAAACAGATATAACGATTGTTAAAGCACTAATGACACCGATTAATCATTTCACACTTTTGTTgagattttaatttgatttggtTGCATTTTGTCCCAATATGTAGACTGGCATCCGTGATTTGTAGcatgaatgaaaataataagatatatctatataaatttcttaaatctaATATAAACGAACAAATGGAATACTACCTATCGCACccaaataaagaaacaagaaaaatgttaacaaaagtTAGGAAAAGGGACCATTGTCTTTTAATAGAAACTGGAcgatatacaaaaaaacaagaaacgaaagaaaatataaaatgtgtattatCTTAGATgatgaattccattttttttcaactgagaaataaataaaaataaatgaaaaatcttttcaatattatatacaaaaatatgtaatttttaaaacactGACCTCAACTGATAAACTCGTGATTATACTAAATCAATCAACACCAAAATGGTATACAAacagttgtttcttttattaaagagtcATCATAACTGCGGAAAGATACGGAAAGGAGACCAACAACTGTCGTTTAAAACATGTATTCTATTATTGGCgagttttattttcttatgtttgttttgtctatGTATTTGTTATGACTAAAATtggattttgtttatttttcaaataaagaatgCATTAATGAGAAGGAATAATATACTTCCAGGAGTAATTGTGAATTGGCCGTTTTTgaatctaaaggactatggggaatttcattgttcgtaccctaaaatgaaattaacgtcacgtcattggttaaatttccattgtttatgacacttttaaccaatcagggcaatttggtgtacacttttgaaaaaaatgcccatcatCGGAttcattagattctgaaacggcgaattgtCCCTGTTTTTCTCGGGTTGCTGTTGTATGTTTTTTCTGTGTAGTGTTTTCTTTGATGTTTAGCTGTTATTCCTATTGCTCATAGTAAATATGAACTAtctgatataattttcaataacacacaaatatcaattttcttCATGGTATCTTCTTCCCATTCAATTTTTCCTGATGGCAGttataaaattgggaatggaaatggcggaatatgtcaaagaaacaaccaCCCAGCACAAGAGCAGAcaaacagcagaaggccaccaatgggacAAACTATTCAATGGATTGGAATTTTAACACAGAAAACGTTTTGGATAATATGAAGAGACATATTGCATACAATTCAAGTCATAGGTTGAATTTGCTTTCAGTAAATGAAAGTACTCATAGATTGGTGATTCGTgtctttgtttttatgttaatgATGAGCCAATCCATCTCCAACAGATTTTTTTCAgattgttcttatgttgtgctttTACACCACTGTCCTATGTTAGAGTAATGGTTAAGTGCTAACAAATATGTTTACCCACGGCACACTATTTATgagtctgtaccaagtcaggatcaTGTATTTCAGTTGGTTTCTatctatcatatttgtttttcatctttttctttGTCAAAAACCATGCAGAACATTTTCTTTGTTGAAGTGTTTCACGTTTGGTCCTCAATAGCTGACCTTGCATCATAGGTTTTGTCCGAACTTGAAGACTGTTTAGTTCCTTACATATGTGGATAGTTTTATCATTGGTAATTATACTACATATCCCTTTTTTTATAGTGAATTAATTATACAAAAGAATGTGAATTGACTAAAGAAGCTTTGCAACATACTCTTGGTATGACAACTTAGACAAGACCCAAtatatacagtccgccaaaagttGAGCACCGGCTAAATATAACTGGCAATATGTTTtaactataattataaaaatattattgatgtGTTgtgttatgaaaaaattaaaatcacaaaaaaactgaacttaaaggaaaatcaattcggaaagtccataatcacatggcaaaatcaaataacaaaacacatcaaaaacgaatgaacaagaacggtcatattcctgacttggtaaagaaATGCCTTTAAAATACACTTGataattgaatgcttctttttgtaaatttattggggtgtaaaagcgttgaccgaagtacattttgtatgaagcgcggaagcattcaatacttataattacattttttagctatgatcatgaaataaaattgagaatggaaatggggaatgtgtcaaagagacaacaacccgaccaaataaaaaaacaacagcagaaggtcaccaacaggtcttcaatgtagcgagaaattcccgtacccgggggcgtccttcagctggcccctaaacaaatatatattagttcagtgataatgaacgccatactaatttccaaattgtacacaagaaactaaaatttaaataatgcaagactaacacaggccagaggctcctgacttgggacaggcgcaaaaaagcggcggggttaaacatgtttgtgagatctcaaccctcccctatacctctaaccaatgtagaaaagtaaaagcataaaaatacgcacattaaaattcagttcaagaaaagtctgagtctgatgtcagaagatgtaaccaaagaaaataaacaaaatgacaataatacataaaaaacaacagactactagcagttaactgacatgccagctccagacttcaattaaactgactgaaagattatgatttcatcatatgaacatcaggcacaatccttcccgttaggggtttagtatcataccatcataacatatatgagaagaacataacccgtgtcatgcaaacaactgtttttagaataaatgtgtttagttccgacgcaaagaccttatctcaatattaacgccaaaatatgcaatctttgatgacttgacaacagtattgtaattatatcccttcttaataagtctattcaaaggttttgtaagtttatgaggtgaatactgacacctttgtgctttataaagaatatttccataaaaaattggatgtgaaatacctgaacgtataagaagtctgcatgttgaactatatttacgaatgatgtctttataccgatgataagatttagtaaatgttttgactagtttgtgatatcgaaaacactggtgtaataatttttcagtaatacataaatttctctcgttaaaatctaaaacattgttacatataCGAgtgaatcgtacaagttgagatatataaacaccgtaagatggtgacaagggaacgtcaccatctaaaaacagataattaacgataggaaatgaaaaatcatcccttttatcataaattttagtattcagctttctgttagtgatatagatatcaagatcgaggaacgggcatatttcattaatatac
This Mytilus trossulus isolate FHL-02 chromosome 14, PNRI_Mtr1.1.1.hap1, whole genome shotgun sequence DNA region includes the following protein-coding sequences:
- the LOC134697882 gene encoding uncharacterized protein LOC134697882, coding for MSDSTAVCGVCCLRHLSKPSTGWCFECEEGLCLDCKEHHSLLKATRNHNVIPISEYQKLPQNVLEITRNCEKHNEVLQIFCKKHDSPCCRKCIIETHNNCKNLIEIEDYIKDIKSSARFQEVEEMMNETAENIERIRVNREENLTSLQEKKKRIENDIVQTRIKINNHLDKLQADLIQTLYTKVEKANEKIQQVLKSLEKKQCQIKEYQNTFENIRKYATDVQLFLSMKLMETNMVKDEEFVRSLIEKESLCQVLLVMKDTFDTEKIAVSMPYIGKIGIDYSPSHVSIMKKKEMQAQTKATKATIKSIANIFLKFEKKISSCEAGVTGCTLLPHGKIAFANEMESSIDVVKADGLLDFKIDLKPFAPFDITYISKTNTIAVTSTGSNDIKIVDVKSKKVLKTYNLDSSCTGITYTEERLMLCNKTGIHELNQHDGSVKTIVSVKINNYAYVVVRGDKIYYTHLDNHSVTCCDFQGHIQWTFQNRKIITYPLGVTADTDGNVYVACNYSHNVVVISSDGKQQKQLLSSVDGIECPHGLIYDRDNNQLLVTNYEKGAVLYKVYLK